In Nitrospiraceae bacterium, the genomic window ATGTCCATCATGCGCTTGTGTGTTCTGATTTCGAACTGCTCTCTGGATTTTTTATCTGCATGCGTCGCGCGTTGAACCGTAAACCGCTCGACTCTCGTCGGCAGGGGAATTGGCCCGACGACCTTTGCTCCACTGCGACGCACCGTCTCGACAATTTCGGCAACCGATTGATCAAGGATTCGATAATCAAATCCCCGCAATCTGATTCTGATGCGCTGTTCTACCTTGACCATTCAGTCCTCTACCTCTCGATATGTCGAGTTACGCCAGGATTTCGGTGACGACGCCGGAGCCGACAGTCTTGCCGCCCTCGCGCACCGCAAACCGCAACCCCTGATCCATCGCGATCGGGCTGATCAACTCCGCCGTCACACTCACATTGTCCCCCGGCATCACCATCT contains:
- the rpsJ gene encoding 30S ribosomal protein S10 is translated as MVKVEQRIRIRLRGFDYRILDQSVAEIVETVRRSGAKVVGPIPLPTRVERFTVQRATHADKKSREQFEIRTHKRMMDIMDATPETMDSLMKLNLAAGVDVEIKL
- the tuf gene encoding elongation factor Tu (EF-Tu; promotes GTP-dependent binding of aminoacyl-tRNA to the A-site of ribosomes during protein biosynthesis; when the tRNA anticodon matches the mRNA codon, GTP hydrolysis results; the inactive EF-Tu-GDP leaves the ribosome and release of GDP is promoted by elongation factor Ts; many prokaryotes have two copies of the gene encoding EF-Tu), encoding MVMPGDNVSVTAELISPIAMDQGLRFAVREGGKTVGSGVVTEILA